The Halalkalibacter krulwichiae genome has a segment encoding these proteins:
- a CDS encoding MarR family winged helix-turn-helix transcriptional regulator, whose protein sequence is MFSHEKMWFGTLFRRISLNLTNMIDHQMADRGITSSQYWILKLLWENDGVTQKELVTELSVKPASLTGMIDSMVEKGWVKRSLDPTDARVKRIYLTSSGRDLEADAIKIITACEEILCEGLSEEEKIAFKGMLKIVLDNLIKEQKNN, encoded by the coding sequence ATGTTTAGTCATGAAAAAATGTGGTTTGGAACGTTATTTCGAAGAATTTCCCTTAACTTAACAAATATGATCGATCATCAAATGGCAGATCGCGGTATCACAAGCTCACAATATTGGATATTAAAATTGCTTTGGGAAAATGATGGTGTTACACAAAAGGAATTAGTCACTGAATTAAGTGTAAAGCCCGCTTCTTTAACCGGAATGATTGATAGCATGGTTGAAAAAGGATGGGTGAAACGTTCTTTGGATCCAACAGATGCGCGTGTCAAAAGGATCTACTTAACCTCATCTGGTCGAGACCTTGAAGCCGATGCAATTAAAATTATAACGGCTTGTGAGGAGATTCTCTGTGAAGGGTTATCAGAAGAAGAAAAGATAGCTTTTAAAGGAATGCTGAAGATAGTCCTGGATAATTTAATCAAGGAACAAAAGAATAATTAG
- a CDS encoding cytochrome P450, producing MNNQNNTSQQKCPFHQGTIDLSLDSQDKLDERLTNDFDPTKKETFTSAHEEYKELRQRCPVAYSEAYDGFWALLKYEDIVNVLKDPNTYVTSVQNVVPKVSTTGRRPPLHLDPPEHTPYRRTLDPFFTDEKMNEIEPVIRKTTIDLLQPFINSGGGDICTEFSHQLPGYVFAQFFNLPTELGMKIREVTKLYVKALNEVDKPTIQEKSLELYDIARMIIQMRKEAPLDPTTDITSAFLARKYKGEPLPDELILGTIRQLIVVGMIAPVVFIGSMSVHLAENQDVQELLRNDPSLIPAAIEEYLRLFTPYRGFARTSKHDVEIRGRKIKKDEPIAVVFASANRDEEVFPNADKFILNRPNIKKHVAFGMGPHQCPGAPLARLILNITLKELLVRTKKLELDGEVIMTRFPEWGPVSVPLKVVN from the coding sequence ATGAACAATCAAAATAATACTAGTCAACAAAAGTGTCCTTTTCATCAAGGAACTATAGATTTAAGTCTAGATAGTCAAGATAAGTTGGATGAACGGCTAACCAATGACTTTGATCCAACCAAAAAAGAGACCTTTACAAGTGCTCATGAAGAATATAAAGAGTTAAGGCAAAGATGCCCAGTCGCTTATAGTGAAGCTTATGATGGCTTTTGGGCGTTGTTGAAATATGAGGATATAGTTAATGTTTTAAAAGATCCGAACACTTATGTGACTTCAGTTCAAAATGTAGTACCTAAAGTTTCAACAACAGGAAGAAGGCCGCCATTACACTTGGATCCGCCTGAGCATACTCCGTATCGGAGAACGTTAGATCCGTTTTTTACGGATGAAAAAATGAACGAAATTGAGCCAGTTATTAGAAAAACAACAATAGACCTCCTTCAACCGTTTATTAATTCAGGAGGTGGAGATATATGCACGGAATTTTCGCATCAACTTCCTGGTTATGTGTTTGCACAGTTTTTTAATTTGCCAACTGAATTAGGAATGAAAATCCGTGAAGTTACAAAATTATATGTAAAAGCTTTGAATGAGGTGGATAAACCAACCATTCAAGAAAAAAGTTTAGAGTTATATGATATAGCTAGAATGATCATTCAGATGAGAAAAGAAGCACCATTGGACCCTACAACTGACATAACGAGTGCATTTTTAGCAAGAAAATACAAAGGAGAACCATTACCTGATGAACTCATTTTAGGTACAATCCGTCAGTTAATTGTTGTCGGAATGATTGCACCTGTAGTTTTCATTGGCAGTATGTCTGTTCATTTAGCTGAAAACCAAGATGTTCAGGAGTTACTTCGGAATGATCCAAGTCTAATTCCAGCTGCTATAGAGGAATATTTGCGGCTATTTACTCCTTATCGAGGTTTTGCACGAACGTCTAAACATGATGTGGAAATAAGAGGACGTAAGATTAAGAAAGATGAACCGATCGCAGTTGTCTTTGCATCAGCTAATCGAGATGAAGAGGTATTTCCGAATGCCGATAAGTTTATATTGAATCGTCCTAATATTAAGAAACATGTTGCTTTTGGAATGGGACCCCATCAATGTCCAGGTGCACCACTTGCTAGGTTAATATTGAATATAACACTTAAGGAATTACTAGTACGTACGAAGAAATTAGAACTTGATGGTGAAGTAATAATGACGCGTTTTCCAGAATGGGGGCCAGTTTCCGTACCTTTAAAGGTTGTAAATTAA
- a CDS encoding cytochrome P450, with the protein MSKLNESKCPFNYGNLESYENELFKEVKIDKRGDHDFDPKAPESFTSAHDLYKEMRSKCPVAHSNEWGGFWALSKYEDVVGVLKDYETYTTSVQNVVPKVAFTGRRPPLHFDPPEHTVYRRLINQFFTKKKMLKLEPIIQRDTEELVKALMEKDEVEIAADYSHQLPSLVFAQFFNLPKSLSKKIKEVSTAYVKAIMEFDNQEKVKGLSLQLYDIARTVIDSRKENPMDPEEDFTSALLNTKQEGEYLTDDMVLGCVRAMLVAGMIAPSVLIASIFVHLAKHKDIQEQLRNDLSLIPAATEEYLRLLTPYRGMARTAKQDVVIGGQLIKKDEPIALNYASANRDDEVFPDGDTFILNRPNINKHIVFGEGPHKCPASPLARMMVRFAIEEALKRTKDIDLIGEIKMTVWAEWGVLEAPMKLTPVK; encoded by the coding sequence ATGAGTAAGTTAAATGAAAGTAAATGTCCATTTAACTATGGAAATCTAGAAAGCTATGAAAATGAATTATTTAAGGAAGTGAAAATAGATAAAAGAGGTGATCATGACTTTGATCCAAAAGCACCTGAATCATTTACTAGCGCTCATGATCTATACAAAGAAATGCGTAGCAAATGTCCTGTAGCCCATAGCAATGAATGGGGGGGCTTTTGGGCTCTATCAAAATATGAAGACGTTGTTGGGGTGTTAAAAGATTACGAAACATATACGACATCTGTTCAAAACGTAGTCCCGAAAGTAGCATTTACTGGCAGACGTCCACCTTTACACTTCGACCCACCAGAACATACCGTTTACCGCCGACTAATTAATCAGTTTTTCACGAAAAAGAAGATGTTAAAGCTTGAACCAATCATACAACGGGACACTGAGGAGTTGGTTAAAGCTCTTATGGAAAAGGATGAAGTAGAGATTGCAGCTGATTATTCTCACCAATTACCCTCTCTAGTGTTTGCACAATTTTTTAACTTACCTAAGTCTCTTTCAAAAAAAATTAAGGAAGTTAGTACTGCTTATGTAAAAGCAATCATGGAGTTTGATAATCAAGAAAAGGTAAAAGGATTAAGTCTTCAACTTTACGATATAGCACGTACTGTTATCGATTCACGAAAGGAAAACCCGATGGATCCCGAAGAGGATTTTACTAGTGCATTATTAAACACGAAGCAGGAAGGTGAATACTTAACAGATGATATGGTATTAGGTTGTGTTCGAGCGATGTTAGTAGCTGGAATGATCGCACCGAGTGTCTTAATTGCTAGTATTTTTGTTCATCTTGCAAAGCATAAGGACATACAAGAGCAGTTAAGAAATGATTTGAGCCTGATTCCCGCAGCAACAGAAGAGTATCTTAGACTTCTTACACCATACCGAGGCATGGCGCGTACAGCAAAGCAGGACGTTGTTATTGGTGGTCAACTAATTAAGAAAGATGAACCAATCGCACTGAATTATGCGTCAGCAAACCGTGATGATGAAGTATTCCCTGATGGAGATACATTCATTCTAAATCGTCCAAACATTAATAAGCACATTGTATTTGGCGAAGGACCACATAAATGCCCTGCGTCACCATTAGCTCGTATGATGGTACGTTTTGCAATAGAAGAGGCTTTAAAACGCACTAAAGATATCGATTTAATTGGTGAAATTAAGATGACTGTATGGGCAGAGTGGGGCGTCCTAGAAGCGCCGATGAAATTAACGCCAGTAAAGTAA
- a CDS encoding TRAP transporter substrate-binding protein — protein MKAKKGLLSLAITTVLSMGVLLAGCGDSTSTTGSDEGAQGTVDLSYGTYISSGHYQGKLDQQMFERIEEQTEGTLAVNKFFDGTLVNSREWYQEVLRGSAEIVQAAVGSEKDRFPLEYSVGLFNYGITDLGHLLEFTRELVEQTPELAEEYEEVVPLNRMSAGQSWIHTVSKPVRSVEDFRGMNIKVADEASVELVRALGANPINLPISETYSALEKGTIDGVVTGADPLRTFNFAEVTKYSTRLPYATPWQNSKMMNKEVFNNLSSEQQKVLIENARWWEEQLIVELEKEVQAGVDLAIEEGNEIIDLSEDVTNEILAVMEENAKAAAEALDAKGLNGTELFNNARLIADKFTD, from the coding sequence TTGAAGGCAAAAAAAGGGCTTCTTTCATTGGCGATTACTACGGTTTTAAGCATGGGTGTTTTGTTGGCGGGATGTGGAGATTCGACTAGTACAACTGGTTCAGATGAAGGTGCACAGGGGACGGTGGATTTGAGCTACGGCACATATATATCTTCGGGTCATTACCAAGGGAAACTTGATCAACAAATGTTTGAAAGGATTGAAGAACAAACAGAGGGTACGCTTGCTGTTAATAAGTTCTTTGATGGAACACTTGTAAATTCAAGAGAATGGTATCAAGAGGTGTTACGTGGATCAGCTGAAATTGTTCAGGCGGCAGTTGGATCGGAAAAAGATCGCTTTCCGCTAGAGTACTCTGTTGGCCTATTTAATTATGGAATTACTGATTTAGGTCATTTACTTGAGTTTACTAGAGAACTAGTAGAACAAACACCAGAATTGGCAGAAGAATACGAAGAAGTAGTGCCACTTAATAGAATGTCTGCAGGTCAATCGTGGATTCATACAGTTAGTAAGCCGGTAAGGTCTGTAGAGGATTTTAGAGGCATGAACATTAAGGTTGCAGATGAAGCATCTGTTGAATTAGTGAGAGCGCTAGGTGCTAACCCAATTAACTTACCTATCTCAGAGACATATAGTGCGCTTGAGAAAGGGACAATTGATGGAGTCGTCACAGGGGCTGATCCTCTTAGAACCTTTAATTTTGCTGAAGTAACAAAGTATAGTACTCGCTTACCTTATGCAACTCCATGGCAAAATTCAAAAATGATGAATAAGGAAGTATTTAACAACTTGTCATCAGAACAACAAAAAGTATTAATTGAGAATGCTAGATGGTGGGAAGAACAGTTAATTGTTGAATTAGAAAAAGAAGTTCAAGCAGGAGTAGATCTGGCTATTGAAGAGGGGAACGAAATAATCGACCTTTCTGAGGATGTTACCAATGAGATCCTAGCGGTTATGGAGGAAAATGCAAAGGCTGCTGCAGAGGCACTCGATGCAAAAGGTTTGAATGGAACAGAGTTATTTAATAATGCTCGGTTAATCGCTGACAAATTTACTGACTAA
- a CDS encoding TRAP transporter small permease: protein MEHNGQKVKKIQSSFAGVLDNVSETLGKIGGLAILLMVILVTFNVISRKIFNWSMPGFYEILGLIGAVFYSFGIVYGATKGQHIVMDMVVNRLPKNWRKICEMLTRIIILAFCGLLAYAGIDVTLGMLEERTYDIKIPVAPFRFVVVTVFVLLALLILAGKNISKGGEEE from the coding sequence ATGGAGCATAACGGACAAAAGGTTAAGAAGATTCAATCTTCCTTTGCAGGTGTTTTAGATAATGTTAGTGAAACACTAGGAAAAATAGGAGGATTAGCAATCTTACTAATGGTCATCTTAGTAACATTTAATGTTATCAGTCGAAAGATATTTAATTGGTCCATGCCTGGATTTTATGAAATCTTAGGATTGATTGGTGCAGTCTTTTATTCTTTCGGAATTGTGTATGGTGCTACTAAGGGTCAGCACATTGTAATGGATATGGTAGTGAATCGTCTCCCAAAAAATTGGCGTAAAATATGTGAAATGTTAACTCGAATCATTATTTTGGCATTCTGTGGGTTGTTAGCTTACGCAGGGATAGACGTAACATTAGGAATGTTAGAAGAAAGAACATATGATATCAAAATTCCTGTCGCTCCGTTTCGCTTCGTTGTCGTAACTGTTTTCGTATTGCTCGCACTTCTTATTCTAGCCGGGAAAAATATTAGTAAAGGCGGTGAAGAAGAATAA
- a CDS encoding helix-turn-helix domain-containing protein, producing MELTKREKLLQRLENHLRMTARQLVKFDTEEETLQFLIDSFRSELKCDFVGIVRKEDHLFTSKVWSGSGTTIIDHFPLKVNECSPTLLNKSLAFFKVDEHTKCNFTKLLIDKKISTWFTVPIRDGSENYGFCIIGFLNFVPLLEEMDEVFVEFGKDVAVALSLSKRKEWQKQKFKGMEWISHSLSIDNSIDQVVEKVVEGAGKGTDATFACIYLYNEKENCFVFQPPAFGTEKEAMNISVEGNYVLKKYFPYLETPGGQQLTIPLVMDLKTIGVLHVENKETGVFTKEDCEILELLSSHVATMIENARLYKNEIDHKQRLHNLLDYQQSLVKETVERDNFDGITATLSELFSRSVILFDRFMRPIAYQLFDLNEDDLQSLIELATLEVFQKKHRELFFSVDEGKKVGVWPVDGGGEILGYLAIDSTNERIDDFYRLSIDLARNISSIQFIKQKLVLDAKEHVKDSFINKLLVKEIEDEESIIQYANLFNWNLFNEHRVAVLSIHLDEQGQQIMNILEKQAKITSLWDQIKTRLLMYDKEIIIAGKGDEYILLVPADREGKNAKVFWSKLYEELSKLLKLQGDSSQLYLGIGGKTDTLKDYYVGYQQAVQALNVVSRRFSDIGFAVFDELGSYTVLHHLKDSEVAMLFIHKQLEALLQYSEGKSMDLFRTLRVYLSHNGSIKDTSEELFIHRSSLLYRLEKIQNLLHVNLDSSEDRFDLMMAYKLYDLYYTNTMKKS from the coding sequence ATGGAGCTTACCAAACGGGAAAAACTATTACAACGACTTGAAAACCATTTGAGAATGACAGCTCGCCAACTTGTAAAGTTTGATACAGAAGAAGAAACATTACAATTCTTAATCGATTCTTTTCGCTCAGAGTTAAAATGTGATTTTGTTGGAATTGTGCGCAAGGAAGACCATTTATTCACTTCGAAAGTGTGGAGTGGCAGTGGAACGACGATCATTGATCATTTTCCATTGAAAGTAAATGAATGTTCTCCTACTTTACTGAATAAGAGTTTGGCGTTTTTTAAGGTTGATGAACATACGAAATGTAACTTTACGAAACTTTTAATAGATAAAAAGATCTCCACTTGGTTCACTGTACCAATACGAGATGGTAGCGAAAATTATGGCTTTTGCATTATTGGCTTTTTAAATTTTGTTCCTTTGTTAGAAGAGATGGATGAAGTGTTTGTTGAATTTGGGAAGGATGTAGCAGTAGCTCTATCTTTGTCGAAAAGAAAAGAATGGCAAAAGCAAAAGTTTAAAGGGATGGAATGGATTAGTCACAGTCTTTCGATCGACAATTCCATCGATCAAGTAGTAGAAAAGGTTGTAGAAGGTGCAGGGAAAGGAACAGATGCGACATTCGCCTGTATTTACTTGTATAACGAAAAGGAAAATTGCTTTGTTTTTCAGCCGCCGGCCTTTGGAACAGAGAAAGAAGCGATGAATATTTCGGTAGAGGGTAATTATGTACTTAAAAAATACTTTCCATATTTGGAAACACCAGGTGGGCAGCAGCTTACGATTCCTTTAGTAATGGATTTGAAAACGATCGGTGTTTTGCATGTAGAAAACAAAGAAACTGGTGTTTTCACAAAAGAAGATTGCGAAATTTTGGAATTATTATCTAGCCATGTTGCAACGATGATTGAAAATGCACGTTTATACAAAAATGAAATAGATCATAAGCAACGTCTTCATAACTTATTGGACTATCAACAATCTCTCGTCAAAGAAACGGTAGAAAGAGATAATTTTGATGGAATTACTGCGACACTAAGTGAGCTTTTCTCAAGATCGGTTATATTATTTGACCGATTTATGAGGCCGATCGCCTATCAATTATTTGATTTGAACGAAGATGACTTGCAATCGTTAATAGAGCTTGCGACATTAGAAGTATTTCAAAAGAAACATCGTGAACTCTTTTTTTCCGTTGATGAGGGCAAAAAAGTTGGAGTTTGGCCAGTTGATGGTGGCGGAGAAATATTAGGATATTTGGCAATTGATAGTACAAATGAACGGATTGATGACTTTTATCGTTTAAGCATTGATTTGGCTCGTAATATTTCATCGATTCAATTCATTAAGCAAAAACTTGTTTTAGATGCGAAAGAGCACGTGAAGGATAGTTTTATTAATAAGTTACTTGTGAAAGAAATAGAAGACGAGGAAAGCATTATCCAATATGCAAATTTATTTAATTGGAATTTATTTAATGAACATCGTGTCGCGGTCCTATCGATTCATTTAGATGAGCAGGGTCAACAAATAATGAATATTCTAGAAAAACAAGCAAAGATTACTTCGCTTTGGGATCAAATAAAAACGAGACTGCTCATGTACGACAAAGAGATCATAATTGCTGGTAAAGGTGACGAGTACATCTTGCTTGTTCCTGCTGATAGAGAAGGGAAGAACGCGAAGGTATTCTGGTCAAAGTTATACGAAGAATTATCAAAATTGTTGAAATTACAAGGTGATTCAAGCCAACTATATTTAGGAATAGGCGGGAAAACGGATACGTTGAAAGACTATTATGTTGGCTATCAGCAAGCTGTGCAAGCGCTTAATGTTGTCTCACGCCGGTTTTCAGACATTGGATTTGCAGTATTCGATGAATTAGGTTCGTATACTGTCTTGCATCATTTAAAAGACAGTGAAGTGGCAATGTTATTTATTCATAAGCAGCTCGAGGCTTTGTTGCAATATTCTGAAGGGAAAAGCATGGACTTGTTCCGGACATTAAGAGTCTATCTCTCGCATAATGGTAGTATCAAAGATACATCTGAAGAACTCTTTATACATAGAAGTTCACTTCTATATCGTTTGGAGAAGATTCAAAATCTTCTTCATGTTAATCTTGATTCTTCAGAAGACCGATTTGATTTAATGATGGCTTACAAACTTTATGATTTATATTACACAAATACAATGAAGAAGTCATGA